DNA sequence from the Pseudomonadota bacterium genome:
GAAAAGGATTTTCCCGACGACGAGATTATCAGCGAAGAAAAGACAAACTACTACGACAACGACAAGAACCGATGGATTGTAGACCCTCTCGATGGGACAACGAACTATGCCCACGGATACCCCTTTTTCTGTACATCTATTGCCTATGAAAAAGACGGAGAAATTGTCCTTGGTGTTGTATATAATCCCGTATTTAATGAATTATTCTATAGCAGGAAGGGAGAGGGGGCATATCTGAATGGCAATAAGGTAAAAGTTTCAACAATCCAGGTATTGAAGGATGCCCTCCTGAGCACAGGTTTTCCCTATGACCTTGTCACAAACAAAACGAATAATGTCAGTAACTTTATTAAGTTTCTATATGCGGCCCAGGCGATAAGGAGGGACGGTTCTGCTGCGCTGAATCTCTGTTATCTGGCCTGCGGGAGATTCGACGGTTTCTGGGAGTTGAAGCTCAATCCCTGGGACGTTGCTGCCGGCTTCCTGATTGTG
Encoded proteins:
- a CDS encoding inositol monophosphatase family protein; translated protein: MDDLLKFAIHCAKESGEIQKKYYEQRFAIHHKGEINLVTDVDYLCQAKIIELIEKDFPDDEIISEEKTNYYDNDKNRWIVDPLDGTTNYAHGYPFFCTSIAYEKDGEIVLGVVYNPVFNELFYSRKGEGAYLNGNKVKVSTIQVLKDALLSTGFPYDLVTNKTNNVSNFIKFLYAAQAIRRDGSAALNLCYLACGRFDGFWELKLNPWDVAAGFLIVLESGGKITNFQGDPFNIYRDDVAASNGLIHESMLEVLRQIEPIEPVLLV